The Rhodothermus profundi genome includes a window with the following:
- a CDS encoding sensor histidine kinase: MEPRSEASTGHALTQLIRLLLTLAAGVFRVPCVRLRTESLVWETEACTSLQLDTAALDAQVRARHAPLVLEDVTESSSRAPLRFYAGVPVETIGVLSLADVRPRRFGPEQRLQLEALAELAGHAWQQELERQRQARFKRLLQQKAAILEKIAQGQSLQTVLEEIVCWIEAESTSGALASILLLRGDRVYHGAAPSLPEAYRKAVDGQRIGPAAGSCGTAAYHRTTVIVEDIATDPRWAPYRDFALAHGLRACWSTPILASDGTVLGTFALYYREPRPPDERDRELVALATHLTAVALERSRQQELLQARERQLRAVLEQAGDAILLLDETQRIVLFNQAAERLFACRANEVLCQPVTQLLPGLSELPASTETPVQVDAVRCDGTRFTAELSATVITQEASTGTLLIVRDLTERLRYEAELIRAREEAEAMSRLKSTLLTNLSHELRTPLTTVIGFADLIREEAAPGSSFHEFAQLIADGGRRLLRTLEEVLDLAQLEAQTLRARRQLLRLPAHLKPLISVYRARAEQKGLKLRVQQAPIVEVWADPDLLERVVEHLLDNAVKFTERGEVTVRFRQVAEQVEIIVEDTGIGIPKEALPHVFDEFWQASSGISRTHEGLGLGLAVARRFVEIMGGGIAAESTPGKGSRFTIWLPAASVAVDASE, encoded by the coding sequence ATGGAACCACGGTCTGAAGCATCGACAGGACATGCCCTTACCCAACTCATTCGTCTGCTGTTAACGCTTGCGGCTGGAGTGTTTCGGGTGCCGTGCGTGCGCCTGCGGACCGAAAGCCTTGTCTGGGAAACGGAGGCCTGTACATCCCTTCAGCTAGATACCGCTGCGTTAGATGCGCAGGTGCGCGCGCGGCACGCCCCCCTGGTGCTGGAGGATGTTACCGAGTCGTCCAGTCGGGCCCCGTTGCGCTTTTATGCCGGCGTTCCTGTGGAAACCATTGGCGTACTATCACTTGCCGACGTGCGCCCGCGTCGCTTTGGGCCCGAGCAACGCCTGCAACTGGAAGCCCTGGCCGAGCTGGCCGGTCATGCATGGCAGCAGGAGCTAGAGCGACAGCGTCAGGCACGATTCAAGCGGTTGCTGCAACAGAAAGCAGCGATTCTGGAAAAAATTGCCCAGGGACAGTCCTTGCAGACGGTCCTGGAAGAAATTGTGTGCTGGATTGAAGCAGAAAGCACCTCAGGAGCACTTGCTTCTATTCTTCTCCTCCGGGGAGATCGTGTCTATCATGGGGCAGCACCCAGTCTGCCTGAAGCCTATCGAAAGGCGGTTGATGGACAACGGATTGGACCAGCTGCCGGTTCATGCGGGACGGCCGCCTATCATCGCACCACCGTGATTGTCGAAGACATTGCCACCGATCCGCGCTGGGCCCCCTACCGGGACTTTGCGCTAGCCCATGGCCTGCGGGCTTGCTGGTCAACGCCGATCCTTGCCTCCGATGGTACCGTGCTGGGCACGTTTGCCCTCTATTATCGAGAGCCGCGGCCTCCTGATGAACGGGACCGCGAACTGGTGGCGCTGGCCACCCACCTGACGGCTGTGGCGCTGGAGCGGTCGCGCCAGCAAGAATTGCTACAGGCCCGAGAGCGGCAGTTGCGCGCTGTGCTTGAACAGGCCGGCGATGCAATCCTGCTGCTGGATGAAACGCAGCGGATCGTGCTGTTCAACCAGGCAGCGGAACGCCTCTTTGCCTGTCGGGCCAACGAAGTGCTCTGCCAGCCCGTCACGCAACTGTTGCCTGGCCTGTCGGAGCTACCGGCGTCGACCGAAACCCCGGTGCAGGTCGACGCCGTCCGATGCGACGGCACGCGCTTTACGGCCGAGCTGTCCGCTACCGTCATCACGCAGGAAGCCAGCACCGGCACGCTCCTGATCGTACGGGATCTGACTGAGCGGCTCCGTTACGAAGCCGAACTGATCCGTGCTCGTGAAGAAGCCGAAGCGATGAGTCGGCTTAAATCGACGCTGCTCACCAATTTGAGCCACGAACTACGCACGCCGCTCACAACAGTGATTGGCTTTGCTGATCTGATTCGGGAAGAAGCCGCACCAGGATCCAGCTTCCATGAGTTTGCACAATTGATTGCCGATGGCGGTAGGCGCCTGCTGCGCACGCTGGAGGAAGTGCTGGATCTGGCCCAGCTCGAAGCGCAGACGCTGCGCGCCCGGAGGCAGCTTCTTCGGCTACCGGCACACCTTAAACCCCTCATTTCCGTGTATCGCGCGCGGGCTGAACAAAAAGGCCTGAAGCTACGCGTGCAGCAGGCGCCAATCGTGGAGGTCTGGGCTGATCCGGATCTGCTTGAGCGCGTTGTCGAACACCTCCTTGATAATGCAGTCAAGTTTACCGAGCGCGGAGAGGTAACCGTGCGTTTTCGGCAGGTAGCCGAACAGGTGGAAATCATTGTAGAAGACACCGGGATTGGTATTCCGAAAGAAGCGTTGCCGCATGTGTTCGACGAGTTCTGGCAGGCTTCCAGTGGCATCAGCCGTACCCATGAAGGGCTGGGGCTGGGACTGGCCGTGGCGCGGCGCTTCGTTGAAATTATGGGCGGAGGAATTGCTGCTGAGAGCACGCCGGGCAAAGGTAGCCGGTTTACCATCTGGTTGCCGGCAGCCTCTGTTGCAGTTGACGCCTCTGAGTAA
- a CDS encoding response regulator: MNNNWTAIIVEDHPIVRQGLRMLLERQGCQIVAETGDGLEALQLIETHRPRLLLLDLSLKGLNGLEVLRQARRRARSMRVLVLSMYDDDAYVVEALRSGAMAYVLKGSPVEELVRALEALYQGRRYLSAPLSERLLAQADEEREPRDPYETLTDRERQILHLTAEGYTSREIAERLFISPRTVEKHRENLMAKLGLHSQAELIHYAVQRGLVQPRRF, from the coding sequence ATGAATAACAACTGGACGGCCATCATTGTTGAGGATCATCCTATTGTTCGACAGGGATTGCGCATGTTGCTGGAGCGACAGGGGTGTCAGATCGTAGCTGAGACAGGGGATGGACTGGAAGCGCTTCAGCTCATTGAAACGCACCGGCCTCGGTTGCTTTTGCTGGATCTATCGCTCAAGGGACTGAATGGACTGGAAGTGCTGCGGCAGGCGCGTCGACGGGCCCGCTCTATGCGTGTGCTGGTGCTGTCGATGTATGACGACGATGCCTACGTGGTGGAAGCGCTGCGCAGCGGTGCCATGGCCTACGTGCTGAAAGGGAGTCCGGTGGAAGAACTGGTCCGTGCGCTGGAAGCGCTTTACCAGGGGCGCCGCTATCTGAGCGCCCCGCTTTCGGAACGCCTGCTGGCGCAGGCCGACGAGGAACGTGAACCTCGAGATCCGTACGAAACACTTACCGACCGAGAACGCCAGATCCTGCATCTGACAGCCGAAGGCTATACCAGCCGAGAAATTGCCGAGCGTCTCTTCATTAGCCCTCGTACCGTTGAAAAGCATCGAGAGAACTTAATGGCCAAGCTCGGCTTGCATAGCCAGGCGGAGCTCATCCACTATGCAGTGCAACGTGGCCTGGTGCAACCCCGCCGGTTCTAA
- a CDS encoding tetratricopeptide repeat protein, translating to MHNRRRCLLIWVLLLGSLHGAAARGQSVPAASVLDDPLVRAEGRAGLERLYDLDFAGAQQHFARITQRYPDHPIGPFLTGLNLWWQILLDLSDRSRDQAFYELMEAVLQRCERILRHDPDNLDALFFKSAALGFRGRLRANRGDWFRAALDGKRALDAVMALARRRPQNPDFRFGKALYDYYAAVIPKRYPFVKPVMLFFPAGNREAGLRQLEATAQNGYYIQAEAVYFLAQIYYLFEEDYARTIKHVRWLRTHFPNNGYFHALEGRVYIRWGYWQQGRQTFKAVLARFQEGHRGYSAALAEQALYFLALSYMLERRYQTALDYLLKLEALTARRNEDTYFRVMGRLRQGMAYDALGQREIAILRYREVLQMKDFGRAHERARQYLKTPYRG from the coding sequence ATGCACAACCGGCGACGGTGCCTCCTTATCTGGGTACTGCTGCTCGGAAGCCTGCACGGAGCCGCCGCGCGAGGCCAATCGGTTCCAGCGGCTTCCGTGCTGGACGACCCGCTGGTTCGCGCCGAAGGTCGCGCCGGATTAGAGCGTCTCTACGACCTCGACTTTGCAGGCGCCCAGCAGCATTTTGCACGCATTACCCAACGCTACCCGGACCATCCCATCGGGCCGTTTCTGACCGGCCTGAACCTCTGGTGGCAGATCCTGCTCGACCTGTCCGACCGATCCCGAGACCAGGCCTTCTATGAGCTGATGGAAGCTGTGCTCCAACGATGCGAACGCATCTTGCGCCACGATCCGGACAACCTCGACGCCCTCTTTTTCAAAAGTGCCGCTTTAGGCTTCCGAGGACGGCTTCGCGCTAATCGTGGCGACTGGTTCCGAGCCGCGCTCGATGGCAAACGCGCACTCGATGCCGTCATGGCCCTGGCACGCCGACGCCCCCAGAATCCTGACTTTCGCTTTGGGAAAGCACTCTACGACTACTACGCCGCTGTCATCCCAAAACGCTACCCTTTTGTTAAACCGGTCATGCTCTTTTTCCCCGCCGGCAATCGCGAAGCCGGCCTGCGCCAACTGGAGGCCACCGCCCAAAACGGCTACTACATCCAGGCAGAAGCCGTCTATTTTCTGGCGCAGATCTATTACCTTTTTGAGGAAGACTACGCGCGCACTATAAAACACGTGCGCTGGCTGCGCACCCACTTTCCCAACAACGGCTACTTCCACGCCCTGGAAGGACGCGTCTACATTCGCTGGGGCTACTGGCAACAGGGGCGCCAGACCTTCAAAGCCGTGCTGGCCCGCTTTCAGGAAGGCCACCGAGGCTATAGCGCCGCACTGGCAGAACAGGCCCTGTATTTCTTAGCACTTTCGTATATGCTCGAACGCCGCTACCAGACCGCACTGGACTATCTCCTCAAACTGGAAGCCCTCACCGCTCGTCGCAACGAAGACACGTATTTCAGGGTTATGGGACGGTTGCGACAGGGGATGGCCTACGATGCGCTGGGACAGCGCGAAATTGCTATCCTGCGCTATCGCGAAGTATTGCAAATGAAGGATTTTGGTCGCGCCCACGAACGCGCCCGGCAATACCTGAAAACGCCCTACCGGGGCTGA
- a CDS encoding response regulator → MAGAVTVLLIDDQPLFVQYLLRFLGTEPRIEVVGVAHKAEEAITLSQALQPEVILLDLSMPGQSGMDVLPQVRAAAPSAYIIVLTSHDSEWYQEQASRRGADAFVSKHEVLDRLVQLILERATD, encoded by the coding sequence ATGGCGGGTGCGGTGACGGTTTTGCTGATCGACGATCAACCCCTCTTTGTGCAGTATCTGCTCCGTTTTCTGGGGACAGAGCCACGCATTGAAGTGGTCGGCGTTGCCCATAAAGCAGAAGAAGCCATTACCTTGAGTCAGGCGCTGCAACCCGAAGTTATTTTGCTAGACCTCTCCATGCCTGGCCAGAGCGGAATGGATGTGCTACCTCAAGTGCGAGCCGCAGCCCCCTCCGCTTACATTATTGTACTGACTTCGCACGACAGCGAATGGTACCAGGAGCAGGCAAGCCGGCGAGGCGCTGATGCCTTTGTGTCAAAACATGAAGTGCTGGATCGCCTGGTGCAGCTCATTCTTGAACGAGCAACCGATTAA
- a CDS encoding PAS domain-containing sensor histidine kinase has translation MRVRRKKRRFWMDPAGIALLYWGVGLLWVFLSDHLLLKAGVDPATLTRWQTAKGVVFVTLSALGLYGLMQIGRRLLLEQTKRLKESEANYRLLFEHNPRPMWIYDLETLRFLAVNRAAVALYGYNEQEFRRMTILDIRPEEDRPRVAASAWAPRGAFKHSGPWRHLTRDGRLLEVEIDSHLIEWEGRPAVLVLVQDVTERNRIARENARYREGLERLLEVSRQLMSEATDCERLQVELVATVRKIVPSADAVLLWMRRGDRFVLVQRNGGPEELKPGFALPLTAELINRLETIDTLDPVEAAVLQARTVPALRHLKAALAVPIRTDDTLEGVICADSFTRADAFAPYERALLQSLAALASVLLQNVRLFMQLRRLSRRLLIAHEEERRRIARELHDEVGALLTSAQLCLGMAKPEVRAEQHALAQNLQEARELIDRLSQEIRQLTLQLRPPLLDELGLVGALQAYIGRYQKQTGITVHLTAALNPEDRLPELVELTAYRFVQEALTNVARHAQASDVTVRLHLTGRELLLTVEDQGIGFDPQAVFAAGRSMGLAAMRERIELLGGRLEIASQPGQGTRLSALLPIPEEANRLVSTEVSL, from the coding sequence ATGCGTGTGCGACGAAAGAAACGGCGTTTCTGGATGGACCCTGCGGGCATTGCGTTGCTGTACTGGGGGGTAGGACTGCTCTGGGTTTTCCTTTCGGATCATCTCTTATTGAAAGCCGGGGTGGATCCGGCCACGCTTACGCGTTGGCAGACGGCCAAGGGGGTTGTGTTTGTGACGCTTTCGGCGCTGGGGCTTTATGGATTGATGCAGATAGGGCGGCGGTTGCTTCTGGAGCAGACGAAGCGATTGAAGGAGTCGGAGGCGAACTATCGGCTGTTGTTTGAGCACAACCCTCGGCCTATGTGGATCTATGATCTGGAGACGCTCCGTTTTCTGGCGGTAAACCGGGCGGCTGTTGCGCTTTATGGGTACAATGAGCAGGAATTTCGGCGCATGACCATTCTGGACATTCGTCCAGAGGAGGACCGGCCCAGGGTGGCGGCCAGTGCCTGGGCGCCGCGAGGGGCATTTAAGCATTCAGGACCCTGGCGCCATTTAACGCGGGATGGACGTCTGCTGGAGGTGGAAATTGACTCTCATCTGATTGAGTGGGAGGGAAGGCCGGCTGTGCTGGTGCTGGTGCAGGATGTGACTGAGCGTAACCGCATTGCCCGTGAAAATGCCCGCTATCGGGAAGGGTTGGAGCGGTTGCTGGAAGTCAGTCGGCAGCTTATGAGCGAAGCAACGGATTGTGAGCGGTTGCAGGTAGAGCTGGTGGCGACGGTGCGGAAAATTGTGCCTTCGGCCGATGCGGTGTTGCTCTGGATGCGGCGAGGGGATCGGTTTGTGCTGGTGCAGCGCAATGGAGGGCCTGAGGAACTGAAACCGGGCTTTGCGCTCCCCCTTACGGCGGAATTGATTAATCGGTTGGAGACGATCGACACGTTGGATCCAGTGGAGGCGGCTGTGCTGCAGGCCCGAACGGTACCTGCGCTTCGGCATCTGAAGGCAGCTCTGGCAGTGCCTATCCGTACGGACGATACCCTGGAGGGAGTGATCTGCGCCGACAGCTTCACCCGGGCGGATGCTTTTGCACCCTATGAGCGGGCGCTGCTCCAGTCTCTGGCTGCGCTGGCATCGGTGCTGTTGCAAAATGTCCGGTTATTTATGCAACTCCGCAGACTTTCGCGGCGGCTACTCATTGCCCATGAAGAGGAGCGGCGGCGTATTGCCCGGGAGTTGCATGACGAAGTGGGTGCGCTGTTAACGTCGGCGCAGCTTTGCCTGGGCATGGCGAAGCCGGAGGTGCGGGCAGAGCAGCATGCGCTGGCCCAGAACCTGCAAGAAGCGCGAGAGCTGATCGATCGGCTCAGTCAGGAAATTCGTCAACTTACGCTCCAGCTACGCCCGCCGCTACTGGATGAACTGGGGCTGGTCGGAGCTTTGCAGGCGTATATTGGCCGCTACCAGAAGCAGACAGGCATTACGGTGCATCTGACGGCTGCTCTGAATCCTGAAGACCGGCTGCCCGAACTGGTTGAACTGACAGCGTATCGATTCGTTCAAGAAGCCCTCACAAACGTTGCCCGGCACGCACAGGCCTCAGACGTTACAGTGCGTCTGCACCTTACCGGCCGGGAACTTCTGCTGACGGTTGAAGATCAGGGAATAGGATTTGATCCCCAGGCGGTATTTGCGGCCGGGCGATCCATGGGGCTGGCGGCTATGCGAGAACGCATCGAATTGCTGGGCGGACGGCTGGAAATTGCAAGTCAACCCGGACAGGGGACGCGCTTGAGCGCCCTGCTACCGATTCCTGAAGAAGCCAATCGTCTGGTATCAACAGAAGTTTCGCTATGA
- the metH gene encoding methionine synthase → MLDTHPLTRLLQQRILLLDGAMGTMIQRHRLSEEDFRGTRFADHPQPLQGNNDLLVLTQPELIREIHRAYLEAGADLIETNTFNANAISQADYGLEHLVYELNRTAARLAREAADEYTRRTPERPRFVAGAIGPTNKTLSISPDVNNPGYRAVTFDEMVATYREQVRGLLDGGVDVLLVETVFDTLNCKAALFAIQEEFRTRGRAVPVMVSGTIVDQSGRTLSGQTPEAFWISISHMPHLLSVGLNCALGSGQMRPFIEALARAATVFTSLYPNAGLPDELGQYRETPDYMARQLADYAREGWLNLAGGCCGTTPEHIRAIAEALEGLPPRRIPEVPRTLRLAGLEPLVFRADLNFVNIGERTNVTGSRRFARLIREGRYEEALDVAREQVAGGAQMIDVNMDEGLLDGVQAMTTFLNLIAAEPEIARVPIVIDSSKWEVIEAGLKCLQGKGVVNSLSLKDGEEAFKERARRVRQYGAAVIVMAFDEQGQADTLERRIEICRRAYRILTEEVGFPPEDIIFDPNIYAVATGIPEHNRYALDFLEATRWIKANLPYARVSGGISNLSFSFRGNEPVRQAMHTVFLYHAIQAGLDMGIVNPGQLGIYEEIDPELRARIEDVLFDRRPDATERLIALAQTLSGATSETANSETLAWRQAPVEERLRHALVKGITEFIEADVEEARQQYGSPLAVIEGPLMDGMNVVGDLFGAGKMFLPQVVKSARVMKKAVAYLVPFLEAEKKRLGDTRPKARILLATVKGDVHDIGKNIVGVVLQCNGFEVIDLGVMVPAERILEEARRHQVDLIGLSGLITPSLDEMVHVARELERAGFDTPLLIGGATTSKLHTALKIDPCYHAPVVHVLDASRAVPVASALVDPNRRDAFVQDIRQEYEAIRRRHGRRSEERLLTLEEARANRFTCDWSAVPITRPNRPGLTVFRNYPLAEIRRYIDWTPFFQAWELRGKYPRILEDPEKGPEARRLFADANRLLDEIIEQGWLQAHGVVGLFPANSKGDDVLVFADESRRVVQAVLHFLRQQTPKRVGQPNRSLADYVAPVDSGRADYIGAFAVTAGHGLDELVARFEQAHDDYQAILAKALADRLAEAFAELLHERVRRELWGYAPDEQLTNEDLIAERYRGIRPAPGYPACPDHTEKWTLWKLLQVEQHTGIQLTEHLAMHPAASVCGYYLAHPEASYFNVGHLGMDQIEDYARRKGMTVEEVERWLAPRLAYDPSARANAA, encoded by the coding sequence ATGCTCGACACCCACCCGCTTACCCGCCTGCTGCAGCAGCGCATTTTGCTGCTCGACGGTGCCATGGGCACCATGATCCAGCGCCACCGGCTCTCCGAAGAAGATTTTCGGGGAACGCGCTTTGCCGACCATCCGCAGCCCCTTCAGGGCAACAACGACCTGCTCGTCCTGACCCAGCCCGAGCTGATCCGCGAGATCCACCGCGCCTACCTCGAAGCCGGCGCCGACCTGATCGAAACGAATACGTTCAACGCCAACGCCATCTCCCAGGCCGACTACGGCCTGGAGCACCTGGTCTACGAGCTGAACCGGACCGCTGCCCGGCTGGCCCGCGAAGCCGCCGACGAATACACGCGCCGCACCCCGGAGCGTCCCCGCTTCGTAGCCGGCGCCATCGGCCCCACCAATAAAACGCTCTCCATCTCGCCCGACGTCAACAACCCCGGCTACCGGGCCGTCACGTTCGACGAAATGGTCGCGACTTACCGGGAACAGGTGCGCGGCCTGCTCGACGGCGGTGTCGATGTGCTCCTGGTCGAAACCGTCTTTGACACGCTCAACTGCAAGGCGGCCCTGTTTGCCATCCAGGAAGAATTTCGGACGCGCGGCCGGGCCGTGCCCGTCATGGTCTCGGGCACCATCGTAGACCAGAGCGGCCGCACGCTCTCCGGGCAGACGCCCGAAGCGTTCTGGATCTCCATCTCCCACATGCCGCACCTGCTATCGGTCGGCCTCAACTGCGCACTCGGCTCCGGCCAGATGCGGCCCTTTATCGAAGCACTGGCCCGGGCGGCCACGGTCTTTACCAGCCTTTACCCGAACGCCGGCCTGCCTGATGAGCTGGGCCAGTACCGCGAAACGCCCGACTACATGGCCCGCCAGCTCGCCGATTACGCCCGCGAGGGCTGGCTCAACCTGGCCGGTGGCTGCTGCGGCACCACGCCTGAACATATTCGCGCCATTGCGGAAGCGCTCGAAGGCCTTCCGCCCCGCCGGATTCCCGAGGTACCTCGAACGCTGCGCCTCGCCGGGCTGGAACCGCTCGTCTTCCGAGCGGACCTGAACTTCGTCAACATTGGCGAACGCACAAACGTTACCGGCTCGCGCCGCTTTGCCCGCCTGATCCGGGAAGGACGCTACGAAGAAGCGCTCGACGTAGCCCGCGAGCAGGTCGCTGGCGGGGCGCAGATGATCGATGTGAACATGGACGAAGGCCTGCTCGACGGCGTTCAGGCCATGACCACCTTCCTGAACCTGATCGCCGCCGAGCCAGAAATTGCCCGCGTGCCTATCGTGATCGACTCCTCCAAGTGGGAGGTGATCGAAGCAGGCCTGAAGTGCCTCCAGGGCAAAGGCGTGGTCAACTCGCTCTCGCTCAAAGACGGCGAAGAAGCCTTTAAGGAACGCGCCCGCCGCGTGCGCCAGTACGGCGCAGCCGTTATCGTGATGGCCTTCGACGAACAGGGCCAGGCCGACACGCTGGAACGCCGCATTGAAATCTGCCGCCGCGCCTACCGCATCCTGACCGAAGAAGTAGGCTTCCCCCCTGAAGATATCATTTTCGACCCCAACATCTACGCTGTCGCGACCGGCATTCCAGAACACAACCGCTACGCGCTGGACTTTCTGGAAGCAACCCGCTGGATCAAAGCCAACCTGCCCTACGCCCGGGTCTCGGGCGGCATCTCGAACCTGTCCTTTTCCTTTCGAGGCAATGAGCCCGTCCGCCAGGCCATGCATACGGTGTTTCTCTACCACGCCATTCAGGCGGGCCTGGACATGGGCATCGTCAACCCTGGCCAGCTAGGCATCTACGAAGAAATCGACCCCGAGCTGCGCGCGCGCATTGAAGACGTCCTCTTCGACCGTCGGCCCGACGCAACCGAACGGCTCATTGCGCTGGCCCAGACGCTTAGCGGTGCTACTTCCGAAACTGCTAACTCCGAAACGCTCGCCTGGCGGCAGGCGCCCGTAGAAGAACGGCTGCGCCACGCGCTCGTCAAAGGCATCACCGAATTCATCGAAGCAGACGTCGAAGAAGCCCGTCAGCAGTACGGCTCGCCCCTGGCGGTCATTGAAGGACCGCTCATGGACGGCATGAACGTAGTGGGCGATCTGTTCGGCGCCGGCAAGATGTTTCTGCCGCAGGTGGTCAAAAGCGCCCGCGTGATGAAAAAGGCGGTGGCCTACCTGGTGCCCTTCCTGGAAGCCGAAAAAAAGCGGCTCGGCGACACGCGTCCTAAAGCCCGCATCCTGCTGGCCACGGTCAAAGGCGACGTGCACGACATTGGCAAGAACATCGTCGGCGTTGTGCTGCAGTGCAATGGGTTCGAAGTGATCGACCTGGGCGTGATGGTGCCCGCCGAACGCATTCTCGAAGAAGCCCGTCGCCACCAGGTAGACCTGATCGGTCTGAGCGGCCTGATCACGCCAAGCCTCGACGAAATGGTGCACGTTGCCCGCGAGCTGGAACGCGCCGGCTTCGACACGCCCCTGCTGATCGGGGGCGCCACCACCTCAAAACTGCACACGGCGCTGAAAATCGATCCCTGCTACCATGCCCCTGTGGTGCACGTGCTGGACGCCTCGCGGGCCGTTCCTGTAGCCAGTGCGCTGGTGGACCCGAACCGGCGCGATGCGTTTGTGCAAGACATTCGCCAGGAATATGAAGCGATCCGTCGGCGGCACGGTCGCCGCTCGGAGGAGCGTCTGCTGACCCTGGAAGAAGCCCGGGCCAATCGCTTCACCTGCGACTGGTCGGCTGTACCCATTACGCGGCCGAACCGTCCGGGCCTGACTGTTTTTCGCAATTATCCCCTGGCCGAAATCCGGCGCTATATCGACTGGACTCCCTTCTTTCAGGCCTGGGAGCTGCGGGGTAAGTACCCGCGCATTCTGGAGGATCCAGAAAAAGGTCCGGAAGCCCGCCGTCTGTTTGCCGATGCCAACCGCCTGCTGGATGAAATTATCGAACAGGGGTGGTTGCAGGCGCATGGCGTGGTTGGCCTGTTTCCCGCCAACAGTAAAGGGGACGATGTTCTGGTTTTCGCGGACGAATCACGGCGCGTCGTGCAGGCCGTGCTACATTTTCTGCGCCAGCAGACGCCCAAGCGGGTGGGCCAGCCCAATCGTTCCCTGGCCGACTATGTGGCGCCGGTCGATAGCGGTCGCGCCGACTACATCGGGGCCTTTGCGGTAACGGCAGGTCATGGATTGGACGAGCTGGTTGCCCGTTTCGAGCAAGCGCACGACGACTATCAGGCCATTCTGGCCAAGGCGCTGGCCGACCGCCTGGCTGAGGCCTTTGCCGAGTTGCTGCACGAGCGGGTTCGTCGTGAGCTGTGGGGGTACGCGCCCGACGAACAGCTCACCAACGAAGACCTGATCGCCGAACGCTACCGGGGCATTCGGCCCGCTCCAGGCTATCCAGCCTGTCCGGATCATACGGAAAAATGGACACTCTGGAAGCTATTGCAGGTTGAGCAGCATACAGGCATCCAGCTTACCGAGCACCTGGCCATGCACCCGGCTGCCTCTGTGTGTGGTTACTATCTAGCGCATCCTGAAGCGTCTTATTTCAACGTAGGGCATCTGGGCATGGACCAGATCGAAGATTACGCTCGCCGCAAAGGCATGACCGTCGAAGAAGTGGAACGCTGGCTGGCGCCACGTCTGGCCTACGATCCAAGCGCTCGGGCCAATGCCGCATAG
- a CDS encoding vWA domain-containing protein, with product MWIRYTQWDPRRHGQHLSTFDRLFELFRQLLHFTAGDAAEALRWLSQLDQEYGLTDEEMGLGDFIEELKRRGYLQDDARTGVVHLTPRMERTLRQSALEEIFRKLRRGSPGQHKTPYAGQGDERLPETRPWQFGDDPHRLDLTGTLSNAFRRSGLDQWSLREEDLEVYETDHHTSVATVLLIDLSHSMVLYGEDRITPARKTALALAELITTHYPKDTLDIVAFGNDAWEVSLKELPYLQVGPYYTNTRAALQRARQILHRRKNRNKQIFLITDGKPSCHFENGRMYRNAFGLDRRIVNKVLDEAVRCRREGITITTFMVARDPYLQQFVRQLTRANRGRAYYASLDRLGTYLFEDYVRNRRKHLR from the coding sequence ATGTGGATTCGTTATACGCAATGGGACCCCCGGCGACACGGCCAGCATCTATCAACCTTTGACCGACTCTTCGAACTCTTCAGACAACTGCTCCATTTTACCGCCGGAGACGCAGCCGAAGCACTCCGCTGGCTCAGCCAGCTCGACCAGGAGTACGGGCTCACCGATGAAGAAATGGGGCTGGGCGACTTTATTGAGGAGCTCAAACGCCGCGGCTATCTGCAGGACGACGCACGCACAGGCGTTGTGCACCTGACTCCGCGTATGGAGCGCACGCTGCGCCAGAGCGCCCTCGAAGAAATCTTTCGCAAGCTGCGGCGAGGCAGCCCGGGCCAGCACAAAACCCCCTATGCAGGGCAGGGAGATGAGCGCCTACCCGAAACACGCCCCTGGCAGTTCGGTGACGACCCGCACCGGCTGGACCTGACGGGCACCCTGTCCAATGCCTTCCGCCGCAGCGGCCTCGACCAGTGGTCGCTGCGTGAAGAAGACCTGGAAGTGTATGAAACCGACCATCACACAAGTGTGGCAACCGTACTGCTGATCGACCTGTCGCATTCCATGGTACTCTACGGCGAAGATCGCATTACGCCAGCCCGCAAAACAGCACTGGCCCTGGCTGAACTGATTACCACCCATTATCCCAAAGATACGCTCGACATTGTAGCTTTTGGCAACGACGCCTGGGAAGTGTCGCTCAAAGAACTGCCCTATCTGCAGGTCGGCCCCTACTACACAAACACCCGGGCAGCTCTTCAACGCGCACGCCAGATTCTGCACCGCCGCAAAAACCGTAACAAGCAGATCTTCCTGATTACCGACGGTAAACCAAGCTGTCACTTCGAAAACGGCCGCATGTACCGCAACGCCTTCGGCCTGGATCGCCGCATTGTCAACAAAGTGCTCGACGAAGCCGTGCGCTGCCGCCGCGAAGGAATCACAATCACTACGTTCATGGTAGCACGCGATCCCTATCTACAGCAGTTTGTCCGGCAACTCACCCGAGCCAACCGAGGACGCGCCTACTACGCCAGTCTGGACCGGCTTGGCACCTACCTGTTTGAAGACTACGTGCGCAACCGCCGCAAACATCTGCGCTGA